Proteins encoded together in one Cyanobium sp. WAJ14-Wanaka window:
- the msrA gene encoding peptide-methionine (S)-S-oxide reductase MsrA: MSSPLHAVLGTPINTPPGPGQGEAVFGCGCFWGAEKGFWRLPGVFSTAVGYAGGHLENPDYGQVCSGQTGHSEVVRVVWDTNQVDFSDLLKLFWECHDPTQGDRQGNDRGSQYRSVIYVNSPELMALVEASRQAYQSLLDQAGLGSITTEVKADQHLYYAETYHQQYLAKPGSRPYCSAQPTGQRLSQFEGANFKLDPRVWEHYDWAVSHCVLRGDNSQIRLAVA, from the coding sequence ATGAGCTCTCCCTTGCATGCCGTGCTGGGTACGCCAATCAATACGCCCCCGGGCCCAGGCCAAGGGGAAGCGGTTTTTGGCTGTGGCTGCTTTTGGGGAGCGGAAAAGGGTTTTTGGCGGCTGCCAGGGGTATTCAGCACCGCCGTGGGCTATGCCGGAGGCCATCTCGAGAACCCGGACTACGGGCAGGTGTGCTCGGGACAGACCGGCCACAGCGAGGTGGTGAGGGTGGTTTGGGACACCAACCAGGTCGACTTCAGTGACCTGCTCAAGCTGTTTTGGGAATGCCACGATCCCACCCAGGGGGATCGCCAGGGAAACGACCGGGGTAGCCAGTACAGATCCGTGATCTACGTAAACAGCCCGGAGCTGATGGCGCTGGTTGAGGCCAGTAGGCAGGCCTATCAATCCCTGCTCGACCAGGCAGGCCTAGGCAGCATCACCACCGAAGTGAAAGCCGATCAACACCTGTATTACGCCGAGACCTACCACCAGCAATATCTGGCCAAGCCGGGTAGTCGTCCCTACTGCTCCGCCCAACCCACGGGCCAGAGGCTCAGCCAATTCGAGGGTGCCAACTTCAAGCTTGATCCAAGGGTCTGGGAGCACTACGACTGGGCCGTTTCCCACTGCGTGCTGAGGGGAGACAACAGCCAAATCCGATTGGCCGTGGCCTAG
- the sds gene encoding solanesyl diphosphate synthase, which yields MATVAELLQPVEADLDALLADLRSLIGAGHPILQAAAEHLFAAGGKRLRPGIVLLISRAISSDGELGSRHRRLAEITEMIHTASLVHDDVVDEAATRRGVDTVHSRFNHRVAVLAGDFLFAQASWHLANLDDLAVVKLLSRVIMDLADGEVRQGLFRYDTGQTFETYLEKSYCKTASLMANSAKAAGVLGGLPSNQLDDLYRFGRQLGLAFQVVDDILDFTGSDQQLGKPAASDLASGYLTAPVLYALEERPALAGLIEREFSEEGDLEHALEMVRSCEAIPRSNALAEGFAHDAGNAIDWLDPSESRSALLCLPEFVLSRLY from the coding sequence GTGGCAACGGTTGCTGAGCTGCTACAGCCCGTAGAGGCTGATTTGGATGCCCTGCTGGCCGACTTGCGCAGCCTGATAGGTGCTGGCCATCCAATTCTCCAGGCTGCTGCTGAGCACCTTTTTGCCGCCGGCGGCAAGCGTTTAAGGCCCGGCATTGTGCTGTTGATTTCCAGGGCCATCTCTTCTGACGGGGAATTGGGTTCCCGCCATCGGCGCCTGGCGGAAATCACGGAGATGATCCACACCGCTTCCCTTGTCCACGACGACGTGGTCGACGAAGCTGCCACCCGCCGTGGTGTCGATACGGTTCACAGCCGCTTCAACCACAGGGTCGCCGTACTTGCCGGTGATTTTCTGTTTGCCCAGGCCAGCTGGCACCTGGCAAATCTCGATGACCTCGCGGTGGTCAAATTGCTTTCTCGGGTGATCATGGATTTGGCGGATGGGGAGGTGCGCCAGGGCCTTTTCCGCTACGACACCGGCCAGACCTTCGAGACCTACCTCGAGAAGAGCTACTGCAAAACCGCCTCCTTGATGGCCAACAGTGCCAAGGCAGCCGGGGTGCTTGGGGGGCTGCCCTCCAACCAGCTCGACGATCTCTACCGCTTTGGTCGCCAGCTCGGCCTAGCCTTCCAGGTGGTCGATGACATTCTCGATTTCACCGGCAGCGACCAGCAGTTGGGCAAGCCTGCCGCCAGTGATCTGGCCTCCGGCTATCTCACCGCCCCAGTGCTTTATGCACTTGAGGAGCGCCCAGCCCTTGCTGGCCTAATTGAGCGGGAATTCAGTGAAGAGGGTGACCTGGAGCATGCCCTTGAGATGGTCCGAAGCTGCGAGGCAATACCCCGCTCCAACGCCTTGGCTGAGGGCTTTGCCCATGATGCCGGCAATGCCATCGACTGGCTCGATCCTTCCGAATCCCGCAGTGCCCTGCTCTGCCTGCCGGAGTTTGTTTTGAGTCGTCTCTACTGA
- a CDS encoding DUF1350 family protein, whose amino-acid sequence MGRWRQQGDIWLLEPSLGSAMGTIEFIGGSYLAAKPQLSYRRMLEALGEQGWRLAAWSYVPGFDHQAQANQAWRQFRQLKATGYHRDPQQPLMRLGHSLGCKLHLLAPDGGRGCSGLAALSFNNFSAERSVPLLAEMGQQFGFRSEFSPSPAETLEQVAQHYGQARNLLVRFSKDSIDQSMGLLEVLQSRPNDQSTLKTLAGDHLTPASAGLRQNLLGSWADDPKRQAVINELCQLIRGWSS is encoded by the coding sequence ATGGGCCGTTGGCGCCAACAGGGGGATATCTGGTTGCTCGAGCCCTCCCTTGGCTCGGCCATGGGCACCATTGAATTCATTGGCGGCAGCTATCTGGCCGCCAAACCTCAACTCAGCTATCGCCGAATGCTGGAGGCCCTGGGGGAGCAGGGCTGGCGGCTGGCGGCCTGGAGCTATGTGCCGGGATTTGACCACCAAGCCCAAGCAAATCAGGCTTGGCGGCAATTTCGACAGCTAAAAGCAACGGGTTACCACCGCGACCCCCAACAGCCGTTGATGCGGCTGGGGCACAGCCTGGGTTGCAAGTTGCACCTGCTTGCCCCAGACGGTGGCAGGGGCTGTAGCGGCCTGGCGGCCCTGAGCTTCAACAATTTCTCAGCCGAGCGCTCCGTTCCCCTGCTGGCCGAAATGGGACAGCAATTTGGCTTCCGCAGTGAATTCAGCCCATCACCAGCTGAAACCCTGGAGCAGGTCGCCCAGCACTACGGCCAGGCCCGCAACCTGCTGGTGCGTTTTTCTAAGGATTCGATCGACCAGAGCATGGGGCTCCTGGAGGTGCTGCAATCCCGCCCCAACGATCAATCGACGCTCAAAACACTTGCTGGCGATCACCTCACGCCCGCAAGTGCGGGGCTGCGCCAAAACCTGCTTGGTAGCTGGGCGGATGATCCCAAGAGGCAAGCGGTAATAAACGAGCTCTGTCAGTTGATTAGGGGCTGGTCTTCCTAA
- the acs gene encoding acetate--CoA ligase produces the protein MSDAASSSTIESVLQEQRLFAPPESLAAGARIGSIETYRAMVAQAEADPDRFWGDLARQELHWFEPFHTVLDWSNPPFARWFEGGSTNLSFNCLDRHLAGPRADKTALIWEGEPGDGRSFSYRELHREVCKAANALKALGVSKGDCVALYMPMVPEAAIAMLACARIGAPHSVVFGGFSAEALRDRLVDGQVKAVVTADGGFRKDKAVALKPAVDEALANGAVPSVEAVLVVARTQQGTAMVGVRDHWWHELVDAQSADCPAEPMASEDRLFVLYTSGSTGKPKGVVHTTAGYNLWVHLTFQWIFDIREDDIHWCTADVGWITGHSYIVYGPLSNGATTVMYEGAPRPSKPGAFWEVIEKHRCTIFYTAPTAIRAFMKGGREVPDQHDMTSLRILGTVGEPINPEAWIWYRDVVGGKRCPVVDTWWQTETGGVMISPLPGATATKPGSATLPLPGIAADIVDHEGNSQGPDQGGYLAIRRPWPGMMRTVHGDPERFRKSYWEEIRPADGSAIYFAGDGARRDRDGYFWVMGRVDDVINVSGHRLGTMEIESALVSHPVVAEAAVVGCPDELKGEGIVAFVTLESGRTGDDALIAELRTHVGQEIGPIARPDRIQFTEALPKTRSGKIMRRLLRSLAAGEEIKGDTSTLEDRSVLDALRV, from the coding sequence ATGAGTGATGCCGCTTCGAGTTCCACGATCGAATCGGTTTTGCAGGAGCAGCGACTTTTTGCCCCACCCGAGTCCTTGGCCGCCGGTGCCCGCATCGGCTCAATCGAGACCTACCGCGCCATGGTGGCCCAGGCCGAGGCCGATCCAGATCGCTTCTGGGGAGATCTGGCCCGCCAGGAACTCCATTGGTTCGAGCCATTCCATACCGTGCTCGATTGGAGCAATCCCCCCTTTGCCCGCTGGTTTGAGGGCGGCAGCACCAACCTTTCCTTTAATTGCCTAGATCGGCATCTGGCCGGTCCGCGGGCTGACAAGACCGCCCTGATCTGGGAGGGGGAGCCCGGCGATGGGCGCAGCTTTAGCTACCGGGAACTTCATCGCGAGGTTTGCAAGGCAGCCAATGCCCTGAAGGCGCTGGGGGTGAGCAAGGGCGATTGTGTCGCTCTTTATATGCCAATGGTGCCTGAGGCCGCCATTGCCATGCTGGCCTGTGCCCGCATTGGTGCACCCCACTCGGTTGTGTTCGGCGGCTTCTCCGCCGAGGCCCTGCGCGATCGGCTGGTTGATGGCCAGGTGAAGGCGGTGGTAACAGCAGATGGCGGCTTCCGCAAGGACAAGGCCGTGGCCCTGAAGCCCGCTGTGGATGAGGCCCTGGCTAACGGCGCCGTGCCATCCGTTGAGGCGGTGCTTGTGGTGGCCCGCACCCAACAGGGCACCGCCATGGTCGGCGTGCGGGACCACTGGTGGCATGAGCTTGTCGACGCCCAGAGTGCCGATTGCCCCGCTGAGCCGATGGCCAGCGAGGACCGCCTGTTTGTGCTCTACACCTCTGGCTCCACCGGCAAACCCAAGGGCGTTGTCCACACCACGGCGGGCTACAACCTCTGGGTCCACCTCACCTTCCAGTGGATCTTCGATATTCGCGAGGACGACATCCACTGGTGTACGGCCGACGTGGGCTGGATCACCGGCCACAGCTACATCGTCTATGGGCCCCTCTCCAACGGGGCCACCACCGTGATGTACGAAGGGGCACCCAGGCCCAGCAAACCAGGTGCCTTTTGGGAGGTGATCGAAAAGCACCGTTGCACCATTTTTTACACAGCACCCACGGCGATTCGTGCCTTCATGAAGGGCGGTCGCGAAGTGCCAGATCAACACGACATGACTTCGTTGCGGATCCTGGGCACGGTGGGTGAACCGATCAACCCTGAGGCCTGGATTTGGTATCGAGATGTGGTCGGTGGTAAGCGCTGCCCGGTCGTCGATACCTGGTGGCAGACCGAAACCGGTGGCGTGATGATCAGTCCCCTGCCGGGGGCTACGGCCACTAAGCCGGGCTCCGCCACCCTGCCCTTGCCCGGTATTGCCGCCGACATCGTCGACCACGAGGGCAATTCCCAGGGCCCGGATCAGGGTGGTTACCTAGCCATTCGCAGGCCCTGGCCGGGAATGATGCGGACAGTGCACGGTGATCCCGAGCGCTTTCGCAAGAGCTATTGGGAGGAGATTCGCCCGGCCGACGGCTCCGCCATCTATTTCGCCGGCGATGGGGCCCGCCGCGATCGGGACGGCTACTTCTGGGTGATGGGTCGGGTGGACGACGTAATCAATGTCTCCGGCCATCGCCTGGGCACGATGGAGATTGAATCGGCCCTGGTAAGCCACCCGGTCGTTGCCGAGGCGGCCGTGGTGGGTTGTCCCGATGAGCTGAAGGGGGAGGGCATCGTGGCCTTTGTCACCCTGGAATCGGGGCGAACTGGTGATGACGCTTTGATTGCAGAGCTGCGCACCCACGTGGGCCAGGAAATCGGCCCGATCGCCAGGCCCGACCGGATTCAGTTCACCGAGGCCTTGCCCAAAACCCGCAGCGGCAAGATCATGCGCCGTTTACTCCGCTCCCTCGCCGCAGGGGAGGAGATAAAGGGGGACACCTCGACCCTGGAGGATCGTTCCGTGCTCGACGCCCTGCGGGTTTAG
- a CDS encoding 3'-5' exonuclease: protein MGEQPSFWEQNDLQALLVEAPMPAVPEQTPLPVQTPLPVQTPVPELLLVLDTETTGLDPSRGKCIEVGAVLFHVASRAVLSQVSFLMPASSNPAEHVNGIAAEVTRLSQPWQAGLLCFEAMLAAADAVLAHNVAFDRQWFGQAPLPHIDKPWICSMEDIKWPADRHLRPTPSVRDLALAYGVPVWAAHRALTDCIYLVQVFERCPQLEELLAAALEPRQLFCAQLSYGERHRAKEAGFRWNDPVPKAWSRRLSAREAGALPFPVHAVDSANSAAA, encoded by the coding sequence ATGGGGGAGCAACCCAGTTTTTGGGAACAAAACGATCTGCAGGCGCTACTTGTTGAGGCACCGATGCCTGCTGTGCCGGAGCAAACCCCCTTGCCCGTGCAAACTCCCTTGCCCGTGCAAACCCCCGTGCCCGAACTGCTCCTGGTGCTGGATACCGAGACCACTGGCCTGGATCCTTCGCGGGGCAAGTGCATAGAGGTGGGTGCGGTTCTCTTCCATGTGGCCAGCAGGGCAGTGCTCAGTCAGGTGTCGTTCCTGATGCCAGCCAGCAGCAACCCCGCCGAGCATGTCAACGGCATTGCGGCTGAGGTAACCCGGCTAAGCCAGCCATGGCAGGCGGGTTTGCTTTGCTTTGAGGCCATGCTCGCCGCGGCCGATGCGGTGTTGGCCCACAACGTCGCCTTTGATCGCCAGTGGTTCGGCCAGGCCCCCTTGCCCCATATCGACAAGCCCTGGATCTGCTCCATGGAGGACATCAAGTGGCCAGCTGACCGTCACCTGCGTCCTACGCCCTCGGTGCGGGATTTGGCCCTGGCCTATGGGGTTCCTGTCTGGGCCGCCCATCGAGCCCTTACCGACTGCATCTACTTGGTGCAGGTATTTGAGCGCTGTCCCCAGCTGGAGGAGTTGCTGGCTGCCGCCCTCGAGCCCCGCCAATTGTTTTGCGCCCAACTGAGCTATGGCGAGCGCCATCGCGCCAAGGAGGCTGGTTTTCGCTGGAATGATCCGGTGCCGAAGGCCTGGAGCCGTCGCCTCAGCGCGCGGGAGGCTGGGGCCTTGCCATTTCCTGTGCATGCAGTCGACAGCGCAAATTCAGCCGCCGCCTAG
- a CDS encoding carbon-nitrogen hydrolase family protein: MSSFLAAAVQLTSTSDPTRNFAAAEEQIELAARRGADLVGLPENFAFMGDDSQRLELATDLADQCSRFLVTMARRYQVTLLGGGFPVPAGNGQTYNRAELVSTEGQLLAQYDKIHLFDVDLPDGNTYRESATVKPGDALPPVVEVPGLGRIGISICYDVRFPELYRYLASQGADVLMVPAAFTAFTGKDHWQVLLQARAVENTAYVVAPAQAGNHYGRRQSHGHALVIDPWGTVLADAGVAPGLAVAPVDAGHATRVRAQMPSLKHRRPVLF; encoded by the coding sequence GTGAGCAGTTTTTTGGCGGCAGCAGTGCAGCTCACCAGCACCTCTGATCCCACGCGAAACTTCGCCGCCGCCGAGGAGCAGATCGAGCTGGCGGCCCGCCGAGGGGCGGATTTGGTGGGCCTGCCGGAGAACTTTGCCTTCATGGGCGATGACTCCCAGCGGCTGGAGCTCGCCACCGACCTGGCGGACCAGTGCAGTCGCTTTTTGGTGACGATGGCTCGCCGCTACCAGGTGACCCTGCTGGGTGGGGGCTTCCCGGTGCCGGCCGGCAACGGCCAGACCTACAACCGGGCGGAACTGGTCAGTACGGAAGGGCAGCTATTGGCCCAATACGACAAGATCCACCTTTTCGATGTGGACTTGCCCGATGGCAATACCTATCGGGAATCGGCCACTGTTAAACCTGGCGATGCCTTGCCACCGGTGGTGGAGGTGCCCGGGCTGGGCCGCATTGGCATCTCCATTTGCTACGACGTGCGCTTCCCGGAGCTTTATCGCTACCTGGCCAGCCAGGGCGCCGATGTGTTGATGGTGCCTGCGGCCTTCACGGCCTTTACCGGTAAGGACCACTGGCAGGTGTTGCTCCAGGCCCGGGCCGTTGAAAACACCGCCTATGTGGTGGCCCCAGCCCAGGCCGGCAACCATTACGGCCGTCGCCAAAGCCATGGCCATGCCCTTGTTATTGATCCCTGGGGCACTGTCTTGGCCGATGCAGGTGTGGCACCTGGTCTGGCCGTAGCCCCTGTGGATGCCGGCCACGCCACCAGGGTTCGGGCCCAGATGCCAAGCCTCAAGCACCGCAGGCCCGTACTTTTCTGA
- a CDS encoding DUF3288 family protein, producing MPEQSHPLYAKDRDLVDRLLAVESPADEHLVDAARLLMRYEGFPGARDLQEDLAKTLRLWGLNRESLHSQTRAIWAAGFRPHAMGLTAPAEAVGSGFDTSDQEGS from the coding sequence ATGCCTGAGCAAAGCCACCCCCTATACGCAAAGGACCGCGATCTGGTGGATCGTTTGCTGGCGGTCGAGTCTCCGGCCGATGAGCATCTGGTGGATGCGGCCAGGTTGCTAATGCGCTACGAGGGCTTCCCAGGCGCCAGAGACCTCCAGGAGGACCTGGCAAAAACCCTGCGGCTTTGGGGGCTCAATCGGGAGTCGTTGCACAGCCAAACCAGGGCCATCTGGGCCGCTGGATTCCGGCCCCATGCGATGGGCCTCACCGCGCCTGCGGAGGCGGTGGGATCGGGTTTTGACACCTCTGATCAGGAGGGTTCCTAG
- a CDS encoding ABC transporter ATP-binding protein: MGAYRVDLIRRYLRPHKKTVLLGALALVIVNVLSVSIPLLVRQVINELNSGFSLQTLLHQALLIVALATLMGGFRLWSRMLVFGVGRQVEADLKQQIFDHLLKQEPGWVQTTGSGEVISRATSDVENVRRLLGFAVLSLTNTALAYALTLPAMLAIDPWLSLAAVGLYPLMLLVVRLFGGRMMGQQRRQQEALASMSDLIQEDLSGISAIKIYGQEATEQSAFASRNRSYRDAALNLARTRSTLFPLLEGISSVSLLLLLALGSGQLESGRLSIGDIVALILFVERLVFPTALLGFTLNTFQTGQVSLERIEELLDRQPQIVSPPQPIEVAELGHGAIQARGLTVTYPGSSRPALLDVSFDLRPGELVAVVGPVGCGKTTLARALGRMVEVAPGCLWLDGCDVTHLALSELRRRVALVPQEGFLFTATLADNLRYGDPNAPDSSVESAAQQARLEGDIKSFPDGYQTLVGERGITLSGGQRQRTSLGRALLVDAPLLVLDDALASVDNNTAAAILRTIRAEKGRQLQSRTVLMISHQLTAAAACDRILVLDGGRLVQQGHHSELVDQVGTYRRLWEREQASEQLRAAS, encoded by the coding sequence GTGGGGGCCTATCGGGTTGATCTGATCCGGCGCTATTTGCGCCCCCACAAAAAAACGGTGCTGCTGGGGGCCCTGGCCCTAGTGATCGTCAACGTGCTCAGCGTTTCGATCCCCCTGCTGGTGAGGCAGGTAATTAATGAGCTGAACAGCGGCTTCAGCCTGCAAACCCTGCTGCACCAGGCCCTATTGATCGTGGCCCTGGCCACCTTGATGGGTGGATTTCGGCTTTGGTCACGAATGCTGGTGTTTGGGGTGGGCCGCCAGGTGGAGGCCGATCTCAAGCAGCAAATTTTCGATCACCTCCTCAAGCAGGAACCCGGCTGGGTTCAAACCACCGGCAGTGGTGAGGTGATCAGTCGAGCCACCAGCGACGTGGAAAACGTGCGACGGCTGCTGGGCTTTGCCGTTCTGAGCCTCACAAACACTGCCCTGGCCTACGCCCTGACCTTGCCAGCCATGCTGGCCATCGACCCCTGGTTAAGCCTGGCGGCCGTTGGGCTCTACCCCCTGATGTTGCTGGTGGTTCGCCTCTTCGGCGGCCGGATGATGGGCCAACAGAGGCGCCAGCAGGAAGCCCTGGCCTCCATGAGTGATCTGATCCAGGAAGACCTCTCCGGCATCAGTGCGATCAAGATCTATGGCCAGGAGGCCACCGAACAATCGGCCTTTGCCTCCCGCAATCGCAGCTATCGGGATGCGGCCCTAAACCTGGCCCGCACCCGCAGCACCCTCTTTCCCCTACTGGAGGGAATCTCTTCCGTAAGTCTGCTGTTGCTGCTGGCCCTGGGCAGTGGCCAACTCGAATCGGGCAGGTTGTCGATCGGCGACATCGTCGCCCTGATCCTGTTTGTGGAGCGGTTGGTCTTCCCCACGGCCCTGCTTGGCTTCACCTTGAACACCTTCCAAACAGGGCAGGTGAGCCTGGAGCGAATCGAAGAACTGCTGGACCGCCAACCGCAGATCGTCTCGCCGCCCCAACCAATAGAAGTTGCCGAATTGGGGCATGGAGCCATTCAGGCCCGGGGCCTGACCGTTACCTACCCAGGAAGCAGCAGGCCGGCTTTGCTGGATGTGAGCTTTGATTTGCGGCCAGGGGAGCTGGTGGCCGTGGTGGGACCGGTGGGCTGCGGCAAGACCACCCTGGCCCGGGCCCTCGGCCGCATGGTGGAGGTGGCGCCAGGTTGCCTTTGGCTCGACGGATGTGATGTCACCCACCTGGCCCTTTCGGAACTGCGCCGCCGGGTGGCCCTGGTGCCCCAGGAGGGTTTCCTGTTCACGGCAACCCTCGCCGACAACCTCCGTTACGGCGACCCAAATGCCCCCGACAGCTCGGTGGAGAGTGCGGCTCAGCAGGCCCGGTTAGAGGGGGATATCAAGAGCTTTCCCGATGGCTACCAAACCCTGGTGGGCGAGCGGGGAATCACCCTCAGCGGTGGCCAACGCCAGCGCACCTCCCTTGGCCGGGCCCTGCTGGTGGATGCACCCCTACTGGTACTAGACGACGCCCTGGCAAGCGTTGATAACAACACAGCCGCAGCAATTCTGCGCACCATTCGGGCTGAAAAGGGAAGGCAGTTGCAGTCACGCACGGTGTTGATGATCAGCCACCAACTCACGGCCGCCGCCGCCTGTGATCGAATCCTGGTGCTCGACGGGGGACGACTTGTGCAGCAGGGTCACCACAGCGAACTGGTGGATCAGGTCGGCACCTACCGGCGCCTCTGGGAGCGGGAACAGGCCAGCGAACAATTGCGCGCCGCCAGCTAG
- a CDS encoding HAD family phosphatase encodes MAHPAACLFDLDGLLLDTEPLHAQAWQMAAQHFGCPLSSAQLMALRGRRRLDCTKTVRTWILENGGEDPGSDQLLAVRQPVAEALLIHAQPTRGAKQLVDTCGALGIPIALATSSSRQAVALKAAPHPWLEQIRTRVHGDDPELGAGKPAPDVFLLAARRLGVDPGACWAFEDSPAGAHSAMAAGCRVFVVPPAQMDSAELAAAYPPGIHLLNHLGEVELS; translated from the coding sequence ATGGCCCACCCCGCAGCCTGCCTCTTTGACCTGGACGGGCTGTTGCTCGATACCGAGCCCCTGCATGCCCAAGCCTGGCAAATGGCAGCCCAGCACTTTGGCTGCCCACTAAGTTCTGCCCAACTGATGGCCCTGCGGGGCAGGCGCAGACTGGATTGCACAAAAACAGTTCGCACTTGGATTCTGGAAAATGGTGGGGAAGATCCAGGCTCGGATCAACTGTTAGCGGTGCGTCAACCGGTGGCCGAAGCGCTGCTGATCCATGCCCAACCAACCCGGGGAGCAAAGCAGTTAGTTGATACCTGTGGCGCTCTGGGGATACCAATCGCCCTGGCCACCAGCAGCTCAAGGCAGGCCGTTGCACTTAAGGCCGCCCCCCATCCCTGGCTGGAGCAAATTCGCACCAGGGTGCACGGCGACGATCCCGAATTGGGGGCTGGCAAGCCAGCCCCTGACGTTTTTTTGCTCGCAGCTAGACGCCTGGGCGTCGATCCAGGGGCCTGCTGGGCCTTCGAGGATTCACCGGCTGGCGCCCATAGCGCCATGGCTGCAGGCTGCAGGGTTTTTGTGGTGCCGCCTGCCCAAATGGATTCTGCTGAACTTGCTGCCGCCTATCCACCTGGGATCCATCTGCTTAACCACCTGGGCGAAGTTGAACTGTCCTAG
- a CDS encoding peroxiredoxin — MALSVGDTAPPIALRDQNGEEHRSDQLDGKALVLFFYPKDDTPGCTMEACAFRDSYADLRAMGAEVWGVSGDDQASHQRFANRHQLPYPLLVDAGQRLRKAFGVPNVLGLLPGRVTYVIDANGVVRHIFNNLLDGPAHRNEAKAALQKLLSN; from the coding sequence ATGGCCCTAAGCGTCGGTGATACTGCCCCCCCCATTGCCCTGCGCGATCAAAACGGCGAGGAGCACCGCAGTGACCAATTAGACGGCAAGGCCCTGGTGTTGTTTTTCTATCCGAAGGACGACACCCCCGGCTGCACGATGGAGGCCTGCGCCTTCCGGGACAGCTACGCAGATCTACGGGCCATGGGAGCCGAGGTCTGGGGCGTAAGCGGCGATGACCAAGCCAGCCACCAGCGTTTTGCCAACCGCCACCAGCTGCCCTATCCCCTGCTGGTCGATGCAGGCCAGCGCCTGAGGAAGGCCTTTGGCGTGCCAAACGTGCTCGGGCTGCTGCCCGGTCGAGTCACCTATGTGATCGATGCCAATGGCGTGGTGCGCCATATTTTCAACAACCTGCTGGATGGTCCGGCCCACCGCAATGAGGCCAAGGCGGCCCTGCAAAAGCTGTTGTCCAACTAA
- the murI gene encoding glutamate racemase, producing MSILVGLFDSGLGGLTVLRQIHATYPHSRCLFLGDTARVPYGQRSVEEIRTIAAEVVHWLKGQGVGVLVMACNTSNALALDVAVAEAGVPVVGLIDSVAAQLQSDRVGVLATPATAASGAYRRTIQASRPLAKVVEVGCPAFVPHIEAGDLDAPALRAAATQAVAPLLEANVDTVVLGCTHYPMLRPLLKELLPEGVNLVDPAEAAVQRLGPLLASLGDSPEADLGGDAVIPTDARSRLCVTGCALDFAAAATPWLGHCPSVQQVDLRSTERAF from the coding sequence ATGAGCATCCTGGTGGGTTTGTTTGACAGCGGTCTGGGGGGCCTGACCGTGCTGCGCCAGATCCATGCCACCTATCCCCATAGCCGTTGCCTCTTTTTGGGCGATACGGCCCGGGTGCCCTATGGCCAGCGCAGTGTGGAAGAGATCCGCACGATTGCGGCAGAGGTGGTGCATTGGCTCAAGGGCCAGGGGGTGGGGGTTTTGGTGATGGCTTGCAACACCTCCAATGCCCTAGCCCTTGATGTGGCGGTGGCTGAGGCTGGGGTGCCGGTGGTGGGCCTGATCGACAGCGTTGCCGCCCAGCTCCAAAGTGATCGCGTTGGTGTTTTGGCAACTCCGGCCACCGCCGCCAGCGGCGCCTATCGACGCACCATCCAGGCCAGCCGCCCCCTAGCCAAGGTTGTGGAGGTGGGCTGCCCCGCTTTTGTGCCCCACATCGAGGCGGGTGACCTCGATGCCCCGGCCCTGAGGGCTGCGGCCACCCAGGCGGTGGCACCCCTGCTGGAGGCAAATGTGGACACCGTGGTTCTCGGTTGTACCCACTACCCGATGCTGCGGCCCCTGCTCAAGGAGCTTTTGCCGGAGGGGGTTAACTTGGTTGACCCGGCTGAGGCGGCGGTGCAGCGGCTTGGCCCCCTTTTGGCCAGCCTGGGGGACTCCCCCGAGGCAGATTTGGGCGGGGATGCCGTTATCCCTACCGATGCGCGCTCGCGACTCTGTGTGACAGGCTGCGCCCTCGACTTTGCCGCCGCTGCGACGCCCTGGCTGGGGCATTGTCCCAGTGTTCAGCAGGTTGATCTGCGGTCGACCGAGCGAGCCTTCTAG